CGTGGATCGGCTCGCCGACGAAGTTCTCCGCCTGGCGCTTGAGCTCCATCAGGATGAACGCGGAGATCTCCTGCGGCAGGTAGTCGCGGCCCCGGAAGGGCACCCGCTTGGGTTCGCCGGGGTCACCGGGCCCGGAGGGCTCCCGCGAGTAGACGCCCATCTCCCGCTTGACCTCGATGATCGTGTTCTCGGGGTCGCTGACCAGGTTGTTCTGCGCGGGCGCACCGACGATCACCTGACCCTCGGGGTCGAGGCCGACCACCGACGGCACCGTCTTCGTGCCGAAGGCGCTCTCGATGATGTGGGTGTCCTTGCCGTCCCAGATGGACACCGCGGAGTACGTGGTGCCGAGGTCGATCCCGATCACCTTGTGGAATGGCATGGTCGCTCCTACTCGCTCACCGGGTCGTCGACAGCGGGGACAGCCGGGTCGTCGGGCTTGGCGGGCTCGGCCGAGTCGGCGGGCTCGGCGGGCTCGGCGGACTTGGCGGGGCCGGCGGGGCCAGCGGGCGCGGCGGACTTGGCGGGGTCGGCGGGCTTGGCGGGCTCGGCGGACTCGGCGGGGCCGGCGGGCTTGGCGGAGCCGTCAGGCGCGGCGGGGCCGGTGGGGCCGGCGGGCTTGACGGAGCCGTCAGGCGCGGCGGGGCCGGTGGGGCCGGCGGGCTTGACGGAGCCGTCAGGCGCGGCGGGGCCGGTGGGGCCGGCGGGCTTGACGGAGCCGTCAGGCGCGGCGGGGCCGGTGGGGCCGGCGGGCTTGACGGAGCCGTCAGGCGCGGCGGGGCCGGTGGGGCCGGCGGGCTTGACGGAGCCGTCAGGCGCGGCGGGGCCGGTGGGGCCGGCGGGCTTGACGGCTCCGTCAGGCGCGGCGGGGCCGGTGGGGCCGGCGGGCTTGACGGAGCCGTCAGGCGCGGCCGGATCGGCCGCCGGGGCGGCGGCGCCGGGCCGGCTCGCTTGGATCTCCACGGTGGCCGGGGTGAGCAGCCTGCCGTCGAGCACGTAGCCCTCCTCCACGACCCGGACGACCGTGCGGGGCGCAGCACCGGGGAACGGCGACTCATCCGGGTCGAGCACACCGACGCACCGGTGCCAGACCGGGTCGAAGACCTCGGCGCCGACGTCCACGACGATCGGCGTGGCGCCCATCCGGCCGAGCACCGCCCGCAGCGTGGCGGTCA
This is a stretch of genomic DNA from Saccharothrix ecbatanensis. It encodes these proteins:
- the grpE gene encoding nucleotide exchange factor GrpE: MDQETRTDTEQRLEQISKLLEEVVDDNTAVVASMNQLAQSQQAMAADLSREVAALRGEVAGGLAYRTLKDLVIELTSPLAAMEAMIAAADFTDPDAVATHVRSLTATLRAVLGRMGATPIVVDVGAEVFDPVWHRCVGVLDPDESPFPGAAPRTVVRVVEEGYVLDGRLLTPATVEIQASRPGAAAPAADPAAPDGSVKPAGPTGPAAPDGAVKPAGPTGPAAPDGSVKPAGPTGPAAPDGSVKPAGPTGPAAPDGSVKPAGPTGPAAPDGSVKPAGPTGPAAPDGSVKPAGPTGPAAPDGSAKPAGPAESAEPAKPADPAKSAAPAGPAGPAKSAEPAEPADSAEPAKPDDPAVPAVDDPVSE